Proteins from a genomic interval of Cydia amplana chromosome 8, ilCydAmpl1.1, whole genome shotgun sequence:
- the LOC134650150 gene encoding glutathione S-transferase 1-like gives MVKLYKKDSSPPARACMVACDLFSVPVELVDVNLAGGEHLKPEFLKINPLHTVPVLEDGSVVINDSHAILMYLADVYGKQESFYPKDPKQRALVDQKLFFNSTILFGRLRNITYPLFVEGIAEIPQKNLDAIEEAYGFLEEFLTRTKYLAGDNITIADIAAYATVTALAVIKEHNAQKYPKTQAWLKDVENRPYVQKANAKGAEELKQFLKSKLG, from the exons atgGTGAAGTTGTACAAAAAGGACTCGAGCCCCCCGGCTAGGGCGTGCATGGTTGCCTGTGACCTGTTCAGCGTCCCCGTTGAGCTGGTCGACGTCAACCTTGCGGGAGGAGAGCATTTAAAACCAGAATTTTTGAAG ataaaTCCTTTACATACCGTACCTGTTCTGGAAGACGGCAGTGTGGTCATAAACGACAG CCATGCCATCTTAATGTACCTCGCAGATGTATACGGCAAGCAAGAATCCTTCTACCCGAAGGACCCGAAACAGAGGGCTCTCGTCGACCAGAAACTTTTCTTCAACAGCACCATTTTGTTCGGGAGACTGCGAAACATAACG TACCCCCTATTCGTGGAAGGAATCGCGGAGATCCCTCAAAAGAACCTCGACGCCATCGAGGAGGCGTACGGCTTCCTTGAGGAGTTCCTGACCCGGACCAAGTATCTGGCTGGTGATAATATCACCATAGCCGACATTGCGGCGTACGCCACAGTCACTGCGCTAGCTGTAATTAAGGAGCACAACGCTCAAAA ATACCCTAAAACGCAGGCGTGGCTAAAGGATGTAGAAAATCGACCATACGTTCAGAAAGCTAACGCAAAAGGTGCTGAGGAGTTAAAACAGTTTCTTAAATCCAAACTTGGTTAA